CAACCAGCTGGTGGcagtagaggaaaagtcagaggattactgaaaactatttttggattttgatgGTGTTGTGGCCAGTCTGAGGTGTTTCACCTTGTTGGGATGAGGAGACCACGTGACCCTGGAGCCGTAGAAGTATCTGTACTTTTTACCATTGAAACTGTAGTTGATCCCCGGCAGCTCCAGGCCTGAGGAGTAATCATACTTGTTACGTTGGGAAAATGAAGATGCGTTCAGGTCAGACAGACTGACTGTGTGGATGACAAACCTTCGAACAGAGTGTCAGGCTGGCAGTAGACGGATCCGTCCTCCTGCACCACCGCCTGGGCCGTCGTGTTCGTCAGCGTCACCAGGTTGGTTCCTTTGGGAGAATCCTGGAAAACAAATCAACAGAAACTATTAATACAGACATGCAGTTCATAAAATGATGAACTGGAAAGTCAAACACATCCTTAAAGTGTTTCGGCGTGTATATTTGAGGTGTATTTTTGAATCTAAGTGTACTTCATGGATGCTGAGCGGCAGGACGAATCTCTGGCAGACCGGTGGGGAGAAGCTTTTGTTGGACTGGATGAAGCTGCTGGTTTCTTGTTTCATGTTCTGGATGTAGAACATGTCGTACAGGTTGCTGTCCTTGTAGCTGATCAGGTCGAACACCACATGGCCGTCAGCCTCGTAGGCGTTGATGTGGTGGAAAACCACCAGGGCGTCGCCATAGAAACGGGTGCTCACCACCTTTCCCGTCTCTCTGTTGATGACGTGAAACACTGTCTGGgacagagataaaaagaaaggtCCTCTTACCAATCTGCATTTCTCACAAAGTTGACCATTTGCCCGTTTGTCATTTCTAGGAACAACTGGATTCAAAATCTTTgaatctttttaaataaatattaattggGTGGACTCCACTCCAATGGGATGATCATGCTcttttgtgtctgctggatgtggaagtAGACAGCTGTTTGCTCACTTGTTAGCCACCACACCTTAATAAGGTGATAATATCTATTAGATGTTATGTTTTTAGGTTGTTCTGCTGCTTCTAacaggtggccaaaaaaaattgcatcttCAGCCAAAAGCATAGAGGACCAAGAATAGAACCCCGAGGAAACCCGCAAGTAATTAATGTTGGTGCTGGGTCTTTTGAATCTTTCTGCCcccaatgtaaaaaaaaaaagcttggttTTAAAAGCGTGTTTTGTGTACTTtatgtttttgcactttttactaAAACCAGTTAGATCCATTATTAAGTTTAATAAGGTCttatttttcttggttttcatttaaattaactATATTTGCCCTgacgaaagaaaaaaaacctggttCTGTCCACTGCTGCTAGTGACAGTAATTAGTGTAGATAGATCGTTTAGATAGATCAATTAGTGTAGGTAGATCATTGTCTTATCAGCAGTGAATAAAATTGGGAGGGCTTACAATGTCATCCTTGTCGAATTTGAGACAGCTCCCCCAGCTGACTCCTCTGAAATAGGCGGTGGCCAGTTTGAAGATGTCCAGCTTGAAGGGCTGCTCCACGAACACGATGTAGTTATCGGTCATGCCGAAGCTGTGGAAGTAGCTTGGGAACAGAGCGGATCGAAATGGAATCGCACAGACCTGCTGCACTTTGCTCAACGCCGgctttttattctctttatcTGAAACAGACAACTCAGTATTGTATGacttttattataattattattatcagattgTGACCGCAAATTTTCGCGGCACCTTGCATTCAGTTTTACCTAGATGTCAGGGCTTTTTTTAATGGCACAATAAGAAtaagttcattcattcattataaaCTAAAGATGAATATCTATAGAACTAATGTAAAAGtgataaaagaaaggaaatataGTATTTAATATACTGGatgttcatttataaaaagCAAACAGCTACTCCTGCTGTTTGTTCACATTTGTGCTGATGTATTGATAAGGCCCTTCTTCTTTCTAAGAAGCTATTATATTTTTAACTAATGTTGTGCAGCAGATTTCTTTACTACGACGTACTTATGATCCACACTGGGAAAAACAGTCGTCATATTACGACAGTTATGCCATATATTTCTAGAAAGATAACCAAAGAATCCTACATACTTTTTTATCACTTGTGCTCACGTTCTTAAAACAACTATTTGGTCCTCAGACTTTCATCAGGCAAAATTCTGTATGAATTTTCCACAATGAAGATTTGAGGACCAAAATGCTGTGTTAATAAATTGAGTTCAAGTGATGGACAACGTGCAGcctctttggttttcttttcaagtcAAGAGTTTTTTGATTATATGTTCCTGTCACTAAGACTTTATGGTGGGTAAGAACTTTTTGGATTTTATGAGTTTCTGGAAATATCAACTTTTTCACAAAACAGTTTCTCAAATATTACttctttgctctcaaaacatcaaatttttCCCCTACAGTGGAAATAATCCTCCGTTATATATTCTTAATTCTTTAACCTGAAAAAGGCAAATCAGATATCCCGCTTACATATTGACTTCTAAAGAGACGTGTAAATACAGTGAGCTATGATGCAGGGAGTCTATCACGCTGCCAGTTTCTTGTTGTAATTACATCCAGATGTGACTTCTTGAGCTCAGAGATAATTAAATAACTTTCTTGCTGCAAACAAAGAGGGTCTTGTTCCCTTACTGTAGTATGTAGAAGGGCCTGGATAGATTAGAGACAGACGTCTGACTGTACAACTGCGTTCTGCCCTTCACTGCGACATCAACACAAACCATTCATTTGAGGTTTCTGAAGTCACACCAGATCTGAAGGCAACCATACCTGAGGCGTCAGCTGGGACTTTGAAGATGACGTATTTAGGTCGACCGAAGCCCATGATGGCGGTGCCCATGTTGTAGGTGTTGCCCTTGTCGTCGTAGTGAGGATGAGCCGTTGCCAAGTTCAGAGCGATGTGGTTCCTGTAGTTTATCTGGAATTTTGCGGAAAGCTTTCGTTTGTATAGACACAGCATGTGATAAGTTTGATGAGGTATTTGCACCTGATCAGTGACCCTTTAGAGCTTTGAAGAGGCAGGTGGGACTAACTTACCCTACCGACAGTTTCCAGAGTAGCAGGGTCGATCTGGTTCATGTAGTTGATCTCGGAGGAGGCATAGTAGTCCTGACCATAGCGAATGATGTTGATCAAGTTGTTGTCGGTGAAGTCGGGGATGACATTGCAGAGGTGCGTGAATGCCctagaaaaaaaggaaggtttttgagcagtttttattgttaattttttattactgGAGAGAATGTCCTGGATAAACTAAAGCAGATTTACACATATCCTGATGGACTAAATTGACTAAGTGGACTGAAACAGATCTCACTGTGTCGTGGATAGACTGAAATAGATCTTAAGGTGTTCTGGACACATTGTGGAGAGTCTGAGGCAGATCTTTACAGATCCTGAATGGTCTGTACATGTTCCAAATGGACTGAAACGGATCTCCTGAGGTCTTGGATGAACTGAAACAAATCTATATGAGCCCTAAATGGCCTGATACAAGACCTTTGCTTGTCCTGGGTggaccaaaataaataaataattttattatagataaaataaaatcttaatctctTGAATGGACTTTAACAGATCTATACGTGTTCTCAgtggactgaaaaaaatctttacttgTTCAATATAGAGTGAAACTGGTCTCTACATGTCCTTGATGGACTGTACCTGGAGAAGATGTTTTTGCAGGGATCTGGGTAGATCATGGTTCCAAACTCGGAGACAACGATCCTATCGGCACTGATGTTTCGCTTGAAGGTTTTGCTCTTCAGAAACTTGCTTCTGTAAGTCACCTCACCTGAAACAACGACAACAGAACCTTAAACACATGCAGTAATACCAGATACCAGATCTCTGAATGTGGATTTTAGACAAAAGGAGGTCAAACTTATCACGGATTTGTTTCATGACAGGTCTTACAGCAGCAAGTTTATCTTTTCTACCgtaatattttgaatattaggGAAATATCACATATTGATTGTGAGATACTAAAGTTATATTTATGTTAATCTTAATTTTAATAACAGTCTCACCATTGGCGAAGGTGAAGCTGTGGATGAGCGACATGCCGTCAAACCAGTGGTTGTACTCGGAGCTGCCCACAGAGAAAAGACCGGGCCCATTCCTCAGCAGCGTGCCCTGCAGCCATGACGGGATGGAGCCTGCAGGTCAACACACAGGTGTGTTGCTATAGATttatattgttcattttcattggTGTATGTCTGCAGTTTCAGATTCCTGATGGCAAACCACATTTTCTTTGTGATAGCagaaagctgaagatgaaagtcacacagaggtgaaacaaaagtgtaaaatacatttaatgcaTGTTTCATAAATGTCAGTATCAAAAATACAAGAGAATTAAAGATTAAAATccatcaatgaaaataaatcacatgCAGTTTTCCTGAAGGAAAATAGATTCAACTGGGTTCAACTGTCACTGAGATCAAGAGCCATTATCCATCTGATACTCTCCACTGTTAAACTATAAAACTGATATTATGCAACTATATATTTCCAAACATGATACTGTTTGTTGAACATATAAGTTCACAACCCGTTATCAGACTAAATGATCTATTTTAATATTACAAATACTTTTAGTGGCTcgtcataatttttttaaaatctatttatttatatgtaaaatattcaCTTATCAGGCATAAATTACAAGTCAACGTCCATTAACCTTCACGCATCCTTTTGCAAACcacaaatgttcatttcagttcattatcctgtttattttaaaattggatttttttttaaattttaaacaacgaagaaaagctgcagcaaaacaactgtacatttttcatcaatagCAATCAGCGAAATTCGTCTCACATACAGTGGCTGGATTTATTTACACGTTAAAGATGAATCATAAGCCATTAATTAGGaaaacttgatttgatttgccagtttgaaaaaaatcccatgTACAACTTGGTCCAGCATAACTAATCAGGAAAACCCCTCCAGGGAATATATGGGCCATTCTGGTAAAGTGCAGCACGGTATCTGGACCAAAATTGAATCAGTAACATTCTTATTATTATGAAAACCAGCAGACGCACTGGTTTGTGAACCCTGCCTGAAACTCACCTTTCACGTGAGCTTTCACCGGCTCTGGAGTCTCTGATCCGTTTTGTGCAAATATGGactgcatttttctctcccGTGTGTTTCCTGCCACCGACTGACCACACAGACTGACAGCAACTGTCTGTCTACGTGATCATCTCCACCTGTCCGAAAATTAAACATGTAACGTATGCTTTGTGGATTATGCAACAGCGCTGCTGTGGACTTCACTCCgcttttcacaataaaagactGTGTGTTGGGGTCGTCTAGCCTGCTTAGAGCTCCACGTGATCACAGAGTTAAGCCCTAAGCTCAGTGCAGAAAGCCTGGGCCGCACTtaactagaaaaaaaatcatctttgaGTAAATTGACAGAATTCATTAGCTTAGTACAActaaacttattttaaaatgttcacacatcccttgttttagtttttgtttgtctttaattGAAGAATTgtcacttttattaaaaatgatcgCTATTCATGGCAGTGTTGTTGTGACAAATCACCACGTTTAGTTTCAGTTCAGACACAGTTGGCCACCGTTTAACTGTAAATCTAAATGGCTTTTTTAACTCCTTGTGCTATTAATtcgtggggggggggcgttaAAACTAAAAGGGCTGCAGGATGAATCTTTGAGCACAAATCTGATCATAAAGATAACTGATGATACCATATGTACATTCATTCCCAT
This genomic interval from Xiphias gladius isolate SHS-SW01 ecotype Sanya breed wild chromosome 13, ASM1685928v1, whole genome shotgun sequence contains the following:
- the bco1l gene encoding beta-carotene oxygenase 1, like isoform X2, coding for MSLIHSFTFANGEVTYRSKFLKSKTFKRNISADRIVVSEFGTMIYPDPCKNIFSRAFTHLCNVIPDFTDNNLINIIRYGQDYYASSEINYMNQIDPATLETVGRINYRNHIALNLATAHPHYDDKGNTYNMGTAIMGFGRPKYVIFKVPADASDKENKKPALSKVQQVCAIPFRSALFPSYFHSFGMTDNYIVFVEQPFKLDIFKLATAYFRGVSWGSCLKFDKDDITVFHVINRETGKVVSTRFYGDALVVFHHINAYEADGHVVFDLISYKDSNLYDMFYIQNMKQETSSFIQSNKSFSPPVCQRFVLPLSIHEDSPKGTNLVTLTNTTAQAVVQEDGSVYCQPDTLFEGLELPGINYSFNGKKYRYFYGSRVTWSPHPNKIAKIDIVARKHIEWHQEGCYPSEPVFVASPGAVEEDDGVILSSVISTDPSISPFMLVLNAKNLEEVARASIPANVHMDLHGHFISTAV
- the bco1l gene encoding beta-carotene oxygenase 1, like isoform X1, whose amino-acid sequence is MQSIFAQNGSETPEPVKAHVKGSIPSWLQGTLLRNGPGLFSVGSSEYNHWFDGMSLIHSFTFANGEVTYRSKFLKSKTFKRNISADRIVVSEFGTMIYPDPCKNIFSRAFTHLCNVIPDFTDNNLINIIRYGQDYYASSEINYMNQIDPATLETVGRINYRNHIALNLATAHPHYDDKGNTYNMGTAIMGFGRPKYVIFKVPADASDKENKKPALSKVQQVCAIPFRSALFPSYFHSFGMTDNYIVFVEQPFKLDIFKLATAYFRGVSWGSCLKFDKDDITVFHVINRETGKVVSTRFYGDALVVFHHINAYEADGHVVFDLISYKDSNLYDMFYIQNMKQETSSFIQSNKSFSPPVCQRFVLPLSIHEDSPKGTNLVTLTNTTAQAVVQEDGSVYCQPDTLFEGLELPGINYSFNGKKYRYFYGSRVTWSPHPNKIAKIDIVARKHIEWHQEGCYPSEPVFVASPGAVEEDDGVILSSVISTDPSISPFMLVLNAKNLEEVARASIPANVHMDLHGHFISTAV